A window of Clupea harengus chromosome 24, Ch_v2.0.2, whole genome shotgun sequence genomic DNA:
ATATTATTATCAATTATCAATGGAAACTGTTGTTTGATGCTTTGGGTCCCAAAGTAAATTTAATAACTCAATTAATTCAATGAAAAGTTTTAGCCCATGCTGAAGTTCAGTGTTAAAACTCCCCCAAAGGGTCACGGTTTTGCTCAATTCTGAATCGGCTGCCTGTTAGTTTAAAATTTCTAGAATACATGGCCATTATGAACCAATACCAGCTGTTGTAATCATGGCAATTACGAAGGATtcactgaaatgtgtgtgtctcacctcaggtacacctggaatggtGAACTCCACTGCGCTGACTCAGAGTAAGACAAACCTGTTAAACATTCCTCCTCTTGTGATGCTCATCATGTACTAATGTTGGTTAGGAATCAATCATGGAGGCTTTGGATACTGACACTCATAGTTTTGACTAGTGACAGAGAGAATTGAAAAATTTCTTTCAGTGTATCGACTGTACTCCTGACCTGAccttatttttttgtattgtacaGGTCTTTTAGACAAACAGTGTTGGAGTGTGATGCACTCCTCTAGGATTTGTGCTTTAAAGGGGTCATCGGTGGATATGCATTGTCTTTACTCATATCCAAAAGATCTCAAAATCACAACAACAATCTGGTATACTGATTGGAAGCCTTTAAAAAATAACCCTGATGACATCAGTGTAGATGAGCAGTTTCAGAATCGTGTGGAGTACATTGGGAATAAGGAGAACAACTGCACCCTGAGAATAAACCAACttagagagagggacacccTGAAGAAATACAAGTTCAGGTTTATAAATGACCAATCCACTGGATATTCAGGATCTGATATTAAACTGTCTCTTACAAGTAAGTCATAACATTTCTAAAGCAACATTGatattgtgttttgttcagAAGGTCTTAGAACTcatgtgttgtagtgtgagCCTTTTCTTCCAGCTGGAGGAATGCATCTGTATCCGAAGCTAACTGATAGAGAGCTGTGCTGAGTCCACAGAGACAGTAGTGTGCAGATGTTTTAACAGCTACTGATGGGCATGGGATTTGGTTTGAGTTTAACAGAGCTTAGGAAACCCTAAGTAGAAATTATATTCCAGGCAGTCTTTATCTCTAAATCAGTGGTGTGAAGGTGACATTCAGTTGCCAGTGCCAGTTTGTTACCCCATAAACCTGGGCTTGAGGCTGAATGGGGCGACTGCTATCTACTTTAACTACaaccacacataaacatattttgTCTCAGATCTACAGGTGATTGTGAATCCTATTACAGTCAATGAGGGACAGAATGTGTCACTGACCTGCAGAACTACCTGCATTCTAAGTACCAACCCCATCtacatctggtacaagaactCACATCCTGTGAGTGACAAACACATAGGCATCAACAACACCCAGCACTTAAACCAAGTCACTAGTGAGGATGCTGGTAGCTACTCCTGTGCTGTCAAAGGACATGAAGAACATCCTTCACCTGCTGAGACTCTCAATGTCAGATGTGAGTAAATAGGGTAAAAGCATGCAAAGAGTAAAATAATAtcttgattgattggttgacttgtattctttatttattttttttgccattttgacAGATGCCCCACCCCCaaataatgtgtttgtgaatcatAGTTAACCctgtgaaaatgtgaaaaggTCAAACAGTAAGAGTAAATACACTGATGTATTCATTATTTTGACATTCtaattcatttgtttttacaCCTACACCTGTTTTTGACAGATGCTCCAAAAAGCACCTCCTTATCAGTCAGCCGCTCCGGTGAACTAGTGGAGGGAAGTgtagtgactctgacctgcaacagtgatgccaacccaccagtgcagaACTACACCTGGAATAAGAAGACTGAAAATGAAACTGTTGTCATAGGAACAGGGAAGAGTATAAACCTGACTTTGGCCTCTGGTGATGGAGGGCTGTACTACTGTACAGCATGGAATGAAGTGGGCTTCCAGAACTCTTCTACATTCCAGGACACTTTGTCAGGTATTTCAACATGTCCCTCTACACCATAATGTTGGATATTTAAATGTCATCATTAATGTGATGGATTGTAACAGCTCTAAAGTTGAGTTTACGATAGCTTTTACTGATTTACCTATTGTATCAGAGTATCAGTACctcaatactttttttttctgtctgtcttcctatcCCCTCTTTATTTTATCTGCcaaattattataattgaatGCCTTCTCTTTGGGTAGGAGCAGTCGTGCCCTTGGCTGCGGTATCAGCAGCTGCTGTGGTCTCTGTTATCGTCATCCTGCTGGTGCTGATCCTGGTGTGGCTGAGgtgagtgtctgtctggctCATATAATTAACCTGAGCAAAATCAGACGCTATTGTTGGATTGAACTAGATtgatctgtttttgtgtttcactTTCCCTCTATCCTTTTGTCCAGGAAGCGTGGCAGAAATGCATCAAGAGTCAATGCACTTTCTTCTGGTATCCAACAGGTGAGTTTATTAGAAGTAACCCTATCTATATATCTACATCTGTGGTTTTCTTTCTCCCGTTTTCTCTATCTTGCTGTGCTCTGCATTGTAACGTTAATTCCCTGTGGCATGTCTTATGAGCCAAACACACCTGCTTTAGTTTATCAAGATTGGTGTGTTTAGAGCAGGTATAGATTAAAAGATACATACCTGATTTAGGTTGTTTTAATGACACTGATTTGTGTGTTTAGAGCAGGTGGAGATAAAAAGAGACCTGAAGCAGGACTGACAACCCCTGCATGTTATATTTGCTTTTGATGTTTGGATTAAACATTAGTCTcctatttactctctctctctctcttcccagagAAACAACCACTCTCTGTATGCTGTGTCAGGAATAGCTGCGACCTCCAGCTCAGAACAGGGGATGGATGTGAGCGCTTCTGATGATGTCCAGTATGCCAGCGTTCAGTTCAAGAAATCCACAGGACGAGAGATGCCCTTCTGTCCGACTGCTCAAAGCCACCAAGAGGAGCAGGACGTCCAGTATGCAGCTGTTAACACCTGCCGACCCAATGCTGCCTCCTGGTGAGCATACGCTGGCATTACAAGAAACCTGATATTTAACTACATTATGTGGCTTTTGTCCCCTAGAGTGCAACACCAAACGGGCTACCTGCTACAAATATtatattgtttgttgtttttgttacatATTGTGTTTACAGTTTATCGTTAAAAAGAATCTTAGGAAGGAAAGTAGTAAACAGCTAATCTTAGGTAGGTAACAGCTAGCAACAATTTCAGCATTTTGTGGATAATCTTCTCAGGATCTCATTAAGTCTTTTTAGAGTTCATGGATATTGTCAAATTTTGCCAAAACCAGAGATGCTGTGGTTAAACACATTTGTCAAAACTTAAACAAATGTGTGTTCAATTTGGATTCAAAGTTCTAACAACAGAGGCTATGCTGTTTTCTTTCCACAGCACTGGAGGTGGTGAGGAGGTTTATAGTACCATCAATAAAACCAGGACCAGGCCATGACAGAGATGCAGCTACTGACCATGTGCCTGAATTCAGCATGAGCGTGATATAAACAAGACTTTTGCTGGATTAACCTCTGCTCAAATTAATTTGTAGATACTACTAAAATGAGTGTGATATAAACAAGACTTGTGTTGGATTATCCTCTGTTTATGTTAATGTATTGATACCAATTTCGTCAGCGTGATATAAACAAGATTTGTGCTGGTTTAATCTCTGCTAATGTTATTTTTTAGATACTACTAACGTGAGTGTGATATAAACAAGATTTGTGCTGGATTAACCTCAACTAATGTGCATTTTTAGATACTACTTGGAGAATGCCTTATGCTCATACTTCCTCACCTATTTGTGTACAAGATTtccactttgtgtgtgttcaactgtTCATAGTTAATTGTACTCTACTCTAATATACCTTACCCTTCATATTTTATCAGTTAATAAAGTCAGTAGTTGATTTTTCAAAATTATTTGTTGTCCTGTCCCTTAACTCTCAACAATATTTTTGAAATagtatttttttaagtattattattaatttaatttaatatattaGTCCCAATTGAACACATATCAGTTGTGAGGATGGAATGCACATACTACAACAAAATGTCTGCCAGTGGCCTCAATTCATCACAGCTGACTGTCAAGACAATGGGTGCTGTAAATACACTGAAAACTGTGAGTTAAAGGTGAAATGTGTAGTTTTTGTTGCCAAATATGGAATTAATTACAGACTAATCTCAATGACACAATTCTGCAAGTGCAGGGAAACAGATTCAGTTGTTTCTGGGCATTCTGTTACCATTGGCTCTTTGATTCAGTTGTTTCTTATGCCTTTATTTACATGTTTGTCAAGGTTGGAACAATGTaaccaaatacaaacaaaagaaaagacataGAAAACGAATGCAAAGAAATACCTAGAAATCTGTACTTGTAGCATGCCTTCAGAATCACATAATTGTTCACAAGTCTGGaacctttttgttgttgttgttgttctgacAACAAAAACAGCTTACTACGCCTTTAAAGGAATTTTGGATGTAAATCTGTATTACTGCAATGGTCTCACTTAAATAGAGCCCAGGTAGCATAGTGCAATAACAATCAAATCAGTgcacaaacgaacaaacaaacaaacaaacaaacaaaagtcaCAGATTTGCAGAAAACAGTAGCAAAGCAGAGAACCAAGACCTATAATAATGTCAATAAGAGTTAAATGTGCAG
This region includes:
- the LOC116219143 gene encoding B-cell receptor CD22-like, yielding MSFTGKETFLATYIFLLAGVFGEQGRYFSICASEGSTVVFSRPPSEGKGGFWYKKELGVKNLLHMPEYKTRSSTYDNTRLLLIKDVKLMDSGVFGYTSSSTRESHGVLLSVMGTPGMVNSTALTQSLLDKQCWSVMHSSRICALKGSSVDMHCLYSYPKDLKITTTIWYTDWKPLKNNPDDISVDEQFQNRVEYIGNKENNCTLRINQLRERDTLKKYKFRFINDQSTGYSGSDIKLSLTNLQVIVNPITVNEGQNVSLTCRTTCILSTNPIYIWYKNSHPVSDKHIGINNTQHLNQVTSEDAGSYSCAVKGHEEHPSPAETLNVRYAPKSTSLSVSRSGELVEGSVVTLTCNSDANPPVQNYTWNKKTENETVVIGTGKSINLTLASGDGGLYYCTAWNEVGFQNSSTFQDTLSGAVVPLAAVSAAAVVSVIVILLVLILVWLRKRGRNASRVNALSSGIQQRNNHSLYAVSGIAATSSSEQGMDVSASDDVQYASVQFKKSTGREMPFCPTAQSHQEEQDVQYAAVNTCRPNAASCTGGGEEVYSTINKTRTRP